The following are from one region of the Verrucomicrobiales bacterium genome:
- a CDS encoding ABC transporter permease yields the protein MKFALRQLLKSPGFTAVAVLTLALGIGATTALFSVVYGVLISPYPYAKPDEIWAPGVRSVEADETMRPYRFSEFQEMARLSVFSDAMATRPGSVLLTGDYAPETVTGIRVSANAFQFIGVPPLFGRSIQPSDIRSTGEPEPVTVLSYKRWQKLFGGDTNVLGKTLRLDDQLHTIIGVMPPRFGWWTDNGLWLPLGTDPRETRGVFPIMRLKPRVSARVAKEQLDVLQREQAKANPNGFPKGDFTTQLSNYMDITQASGEMQRSLRLLFGAVGLLLLIACGNVANLQLARATSRAREMAIRLAVGAGRGHLVRQLLTESILVSMLGGLLGLLFAFGITRLVVSLMPNFYIPNEARISVNGSVLAFCVVVSVLTGILFGLAPAFQMSRPDLTEALKDNSRGSSGASGGRTRALLVIAEVALSVVLLLSAGLTIRSFMALNQVDLGFRPERVVAVDLPLPPRRYATLEARNRFAQELLQRVNNMPGVLSATIGNGGLPFGGPQSAYAIEGGLEPETRPLTLHAVSSDYLSTLGIPLRKGRMLTGREIDGLERVAVINEAAVKLWPPGEDPIGRRLRLDVLAKPPGSSMLAPSNASAYVTVIGVMGDTRNDGLVKETKPAVLVPYTLLAPPGRTMAIRTQGEPGWLMQALRAEVRTMDAEQPINGPTTFDQIVGFRTAQPRFVTALFSLFASVGLALAMAGIYSVLSYMVSQRTREIGLRIALGAQRRDVVHLILKAGGRLVGLGLVVGILAGLGAARVLNSQLELYKVTNTDPISFLGVLGLIGLVGAAACFIPARRATRIDPLEALRVES from the coding sequence ATGAAGTTCGCCCTCCGCCAACTCCTCAAAAGCCCCGGGTTCACCGCCGTGGCGGTGCTCACACTCGCGCTGGGCATCGGTGCGACGACGGCCCTTTTCAGCGTTGTCTACGGCGTGCTCATCAGTCCCTATCCCTACGCTAAGCCTGACGAGATCTGGGCTCCGGGCGTTCGCAGTGTCGAAGCGGACGAAACGATGCGACCCTATCGGTTCAGCGAGTTTCAAGAAATGGCGCGTCTATCCGTGTTTTCTGACGCGATGGCAACGCGCCCGGGATCGGTTCTGCTGACCGGTGACTACGCGCCGGAGACTGTCACCGGCATTCGGGTGTCGGCTAATGCGTTTCAGTTCATCGGCGTGCCTCCACTGTTCGGACGTAGCATCCAGCCTTCGGACATCCGGTCCACGGGTGAGCCGGAACCTGTGACGGTGCTGAGCTACAAACGCTGGCAAAAGCTCTTCGGCGGCGACACTAATGTGCTCGGCAAGACCCTTCGTCTCGATGATCAGCTCCATACGATCATCGGGGTCATGCCGCCGCGGTTTGGATGGTGGACGGACAATGGCTTGTGGCTGCCACTCGGGACGGATCCTCGTGAAACGCGGGGAGTCTTTCCGATCATGAGGCTGAAGCCGCGGGTGTCCGCCCGGGTGGCAAAGGAACAACTGGATGTGCTTCAGCGGGAGCAAGCGAAAGCAAATCCCAACGGATTTCCCAAGGGCGATTTCACCACCCAACTGTCCAACTACATGGACATCACGCAAGCGAGCGGTGAGATGCAGCGCAGCTTACGCCTGCTGTTCGGAGCAGTGGGACTGCTTCTCCTGATCGCCTGCGGCAACGTTGCCAATTTGCAACTCGCGCGTGCGACCTCGCGAGCTCGTGAGATGGCCATCCGGCTGGCGGTCGGCGCCGGACGGGGCCATCTCGTTCGCCAGTTGCTGACCGAAAGTATCCTGGTGTCGATGCTCGGAGGTTTGCTTGGCCTGCTGTTCGCCTTCGGCATCACTCGATTGGTGGTGAGCCTGATGCCAAATTTCTATATCCCCAATGAAGCACGGATATCGGTCAACGGCAGCGTGTTGGCCTTCTGCGTGGTTGTCTCCGTGCTCACCGGCATCCTGTTCGGCCTGGCTCCGGCTTTCCAAATGTCACGGCCCGATCTCACGGAAGCGCTCAAGGACAACTCGCGTGGCTCCAGCGGAGCGTCCGGCGGGCGGACACGTGCGCTTCTGGTGATCGCTGAGGTAGCCTTGTCGGTGGTGTTGCTGCTCAGCGCGGGGCTGACCATTCGCAGTTTCATGGCGCTCAATCAGGTCGATCTCGGATTCCGTCCAGAGCGTGTCGTGGCGGTTGACCTCCCCTTGCCTCCCAGGCGCTACGCGACACTGGAGGCTCGCAATCGCTTCGCTCAAGAACTGCTGCAGCGAGTCAATAACATGCCTGGCGTTCTGTCGGCTACCATCGGCAACGGCGGTCTGCCGTTCGGCGGTCCTCAATCTGCGTATGCCATCGAGGGCGGCCTCGAGCCTGAGACGAGGCCTCTGACTCTGCACGCCGTCAGTAGCGATTATTTAAGCACACTAGGCATCCCTTTGCGGAAGGGCCGCATGCTGACCGGACGGGAAATCGATGGTCTCGAGCGCGTGGCCGTGATCAACGAGGCAGCCGTCAAGCTGTGGCCGCCAGGAGAAGATCCGATTGGCCGGCGGCTGCGGTTGGACGTGCTCGCCAAGCCGCCAGGATCTAGCATGCTCGCCCCATCGAACGCTTCGGCCTATGTGACTGTGATTGGCGTTATGGGTGATACGCGCAATGACGGTCTGGTGAAAGAGACCAAGCCTGCCGTGCTGGTCCCCTACACTTTGCTAGCTCCCCCTGGACGCACTATGGCCATCCGCACTCAGGGTGAGCCGGGTTGGCTTATGCAGGCGTTGCGTGCGGAGGTGCGCACGATGGACGCGGAACAACCGATCAATGGCCCAACCACCTTTGATCAGATCGTGGGATTCCGGACCGCGCAGCCTCGCTTCGTGACAGCGCTGTTCAGCCTCTTTGCTTCTGTTGGACTCGCGCTGGCGATGGCAGGAATCTACAGCGTCCTGTCCTACATGGTTTCCCAGCGCACACGTGAGATCGGCCTGCGCATCGCCCTGGGTGCTCAGCGCAGGGACGTTGTGCACTTGATTTTGAAAGCGGGAGGCAGGCTGGTCGGTCTGGGCCTCGTGGTCGGGATTCTGGCGGGGTTGGGAGCGGCCCGGGTTCTCAATAGCCAGCTGGAGTTGTACAAAGTGACCAACACCGACCCGATTTCGTTCCTCGGTGTGTTGGGATTGATCGGTTTGGTTGGGGCAGCGGCTTGTTTTATCCCGGCCCGGCGCGCGACGAGAATTGATCCTTTGGAAGCACTGAGGGTGGAGTCATGA
- a CDS encoding ankyrin repeat domain-containing protein, producing the protein MIQPDQLKTNDALKWSAGTGTDVWAVFCACIAGDLETVRRLLEKDPALARCHHSYRKPLYFAVRENRLEIAALLLERDPDPFGLAVNDSLLEIARDRGYAEMERLLESKFAERLGASPRGEPCAAAIREHDLPKLRALLDASPELLQAGDQRSNQPIHWAVMTRQLEFVDELLTRGADLNARRADGARPIHLSNGDYHFRGWRDVSPDWPTKPGDVYRHLISRGAKVDLGMACATGDLARVRELLDEDPSLANRLSDYAGYYLGSGAPIKNAAARGHLEVVQFLLDRGADPNLPEEGIAPDGHALHSAVVNGHIEVVRLLLKHGAHPNVEIESSADTLSAALGSAGYSTKPNTEMVDLLCSHGASRGVHLLAYSGDVLTAAAVFAANPALANDPDALANAASEGKESFVRLMLRYQADLPRRVEFPGWAVGAKTRELNELLFQHGMNPSAPDWLGITPLHQFARNGDVEKAALFLDHGANLHARDEDICSTPLGWAAKFGQKAMTELLLARGALPNLPDDPPWAAPLAWATRRGHPAIVDLLRRHGAK; encoded by the coding sequence ATGATCCAACCTGACCAACTGAAAACCAACGATGCGCTCAAATGGTCCGCCGGAACTGGAACCGATGTATGGGCGGTCTTCTGCGCCTGCATTGCCGGCGATTTGGAGACGGTGAGACGGCTCCTGGAGAAGGATCCGGCACTGGCTCGCTGCCACCATAGCTACCGGAAGCCGCTTTACTTCGCCGTGCGAGAGAATCGGCTGGAGATTGCGGCCCTGCTGCTGGAACGCGATCCAGATCCGTTTGGGCTGGCCGTGAATGACAGCCTGCTGGAGATCGCCCGCGACCGCGGTTACGCGGAGATGGAGCGGCTCTTGGAGTCCAAATTCGCTGAACGCCTTGGCGCCTCCCCGCGTGGCGAGCCCTGCGCAGCGGCCATCCGAGAACATGACCTCCCCAAACTGCGGGCTTTGCTCGATGCCTCGCCCGAACTGCTGCAGGCCGGCGACCAACGTTCCAACCAGCCCATCCATTGGGCCGTGATGACCCGACAGTTGGAGTTTGTGGACGAACTGCTGACCCGCGGCGCGGACCTCAACGCGCGGAGGGCAGACGGCGCGCGGCCCATTCACCTGAGCAACGGCGACTACCATTTCCGCGGCTGGCGTGATGTGTCGCCGGATTGGCCTACCAAGCCAGGGGACGTCTATCGCCACCTGATCAGCCGCGGCGCCAAAGTGGACCTGGGTATGGCTTGCGCCACCGGTGATCTCGCGCGTGTGCGGGAGTTGTTGGATGAGGATCCTTCGCTAGCCAACCGGCTCTCGGACTACGCGGGCTATTACTTGGGCAGCGGCGCACCGATCAAGAATGCTGCCGCGCGCGGGCATCTCGAAGTCGTCCAGTTCCTGCTCGATCGTGGCGCCGATCCTAACCTGCCCGAGGAGGGCATCGCACCTGACGGCCACGCGCTCCACTCTGCCGTAGTCAACGGGCATATTGAAGTCGTTCGACTCCTGCTGAAGCACGGCGCGCACCCGAACGTGGAGATCGAGAGCTCCGCCGACACCCTGAGCGCCGCGCTGGGCTCGGCCGGCTACTCCACCAAGCCGAACACAGAGATGGTCGATCTGCTCTGTTCTCATGGCGCGTCGCGTGGGGTTCACCTGCTCGCTTACAGCGGCGACGTTCTCACGGCGGCGGCGGTATTCGCGGCCAACCCGGCGTTGGCCAATGATCCGGACGCGCTCGCCAACGCGGCCAGCGAAGGCAAAGAATCCTTCGTACGCCTGATGCTGCGTTATCAGGCTGACCTGCCGCGTCGGGTCGAGTTCCCCGGCTGGGCAGTCGGCGCCAAGACGCGCGAGCTGAACGAACTGCTGTTCCAGCACGGCATGAATCCCAGCGCACCGGACTGGCTGGGCATCACGCCGCTCCATCAGTTCGCACGAAATGGAGACGTCGAAAAAGCCGCACTGTTCCTCGACCACGGAGCGAATCTGCACGCGCGCGACGAGGACATCTGCTCCACTCCGCTGGGTTGGGCGGCGAAGTTCGGCCAGAAGGCGATGACCGAACTGCTGCTTGCCCGCGGTGCATTACCGAATCTGCCCGATGACCCGCCGTGGGCCGCGCCGCTGGCTTGGGCGACACGGAGAGGACACCCGGCGATCGTGGATTTGCTGAGACGTCACGGCGCGAAATGA
- a CDS encoding ankyrin repeat domain-containing protein, with translation MSESTPSESSAINFHAAVPILRIRRHALSLDFFTRVLGFKVDWNVSGMASVSRGCCSLMLCDDAQGHPRTWVWIGVDDAEALHGEFVSRHATIRLPPTNYPWAFEFHLEDPDGHILRFGSEPREDRPFSPWVAWYEPAVPPSFSEALTGLMNGDFTRLASLVAGTDGSTSEIIRWHKAGLFQAQPEALDETFTCACFNGCIELAERLLAHGLDPSGGAATGLNAFHWAVNRGHLDIVRLLIRHKSPLDIQNNYGGTVLGCAVWSAINEPKPAHPAIIETLLLAGAHVHEAGFPTGNERIDEILRRFGAIHEPT, from the coding sequence ATGAGCGAGTCCACGCCGTCTGAATCTTCTGCGATTAACTTTCACGCCGCCGTCCCCATCCTGCGGATCCGCCGCCACGCGCTGAGCCTAGATTTCTTCACGCGCGTGCTGGGATTCAAGGTGGATTGGAACGTCAGTGGCATGGCCTCGGTGTCGCGAGGTTGCTGCAGCCTGATGTTGTGCGATGACGCGCAGGGCCACCCGAGAACTTGGGTATGGATTGGTGTCGACGACGCGGAGGCATTGCACGGCGAATTCGTGTCGCGCCACGCCACCATCCGTTTGCCTCCCACCAACTATCCATGGGCCTTCGAGTTTCATCTTGAAGATCCCGACGGCCACATCCTGCGCTTCGGATCGGAGCCTAGGGAGGATCGGCCGTTTTCGCCGTGGGTAGCGTGGTATGAGCCCGCGGTGCCGCCCTCGTTTTCGGAAGCCCTTACCGGGCTCATGAACGGCGACTTCACGCGACTTGCCTCGCTGGTTGCGGGCACCGACGGTTCGACGAGCGAGATCATTCGTTGGCACAAAGCTGGGCTGTTCCAAGCGCAGCCCGAGGCGTTGGATGAGACTTTTACCTGCGCGTGCTTCAACGGTTGCATCGAACTCGCGGAGCGTCTGTTAGCACACGGCCTGGATCCGTCCGGCGGCGCGGCGACGGGCCTGAATGCCTTCCACTGGGCGGTCAATCGTGGACATCTGGATATCGTCAGGCTCCTCATCCGCCACAAGTCGCCGCTGGACATTCAAAACAACTATGGCGGAACCGTCCTCGGCTGCGCGGTCTGGTCGGCCATCAACGAGCCCAAACCGGCGCATCCGGCCATCATTGAAACCCTGCTCCTAGCCGGAGCCCACGTCCATGAAGCGGGCTTTCCGACCGGCAACGAACGAATCGATGAGATTCTCCGGCGCTTTGGAGCCATCCACGAACCGACCTGA
- a CDS encoding SUMF1/EgtB/PvdO family nonheme iron enzyme, which yields MNNLKFASHLLLKIRGFTAVAVLVFALGIGANAPAWAHPGAEFDAVVAALERVPGDSSRPVASRGASTFKGLTAGEEKQVGGIRLCWCPPGRFRMGSPPAEIGRREDEAQVEVTLTRGFWTGKFELTQGQWKREMGAIPGDLIAGKGDDFPVYWVNFLEAEDFCRRLTHRARTSGELPTGWEFRLPTEAQWEYACRAGTSTAFAFGESLTRTEANIGKPYDGTPDGTPGTAAVPVGSYAANKWGLHDMHGNEFEWCRDWYHARLPGGIDPDLRDTQGIPNRDGTYSRVRRGGAWMDGASFCRSAFRLRYEPPRRSDHIGFRIVAVEAGGQ from the coding sequence ATGAACAACCTCAAGTTCGCCTCTCACCTCTTGCTCAAGATCCGCGGCTTCACCGCGGTGGCCGTGCTGGTTTTCGCGCTTGGCATCGGGGCGAACGCGCCGGCCTGGGCGCACCCCGGTGCCGAATTTGATGCGGTGGTGGCTGCCTTGGAAAGAGTTCCCGGAGACAGTTCCCGGCCCGTGGCATCAAGGGGAGCGAGCACATTCAAAGGCTTAACAGCAGGGGAAGAAAAGCAAGTAGGCGGCATCAGACTTTGCTGGTGCCCGCCCGGTCGTTTCCGAATGGGCAGCCCGCCTGCTGAGATAGGAAGACGTGAGGACGAAGCCCAGGTCGAAGTAACATTGACCAGGGGATTCTGGACCGGAAAGTTCGAGTTGACCCAGGGGCAATGGAAGAGGGAGATGGGCGCTATCCCGGGGGATCTGATCGCAGGTAAGGGCGATGATTTCCCGGTGTATTGGGTCAACTTCCTTGAAGCGGAGGACTTTTGTCGTCGGCTCACCCATCGAGCCCGGACCTCGGGCGAGCTGCCGACAGGGTGGGAATTCCGCCTCCCCACCGAGGCGCAATGGGAGTACGCCTGTCGCGCGGGAACGTCAACTGCGTTCGCATTTGGGGAATCGTTGACCCGAACCGAGGCAAACATTGGGAAACCCTATGATGGAACGCCAGATGGAACTCCGGGGACGGCGGCAGTCCCGGTCGGGAGTTACGCGGCCAATAAGTGGGGCCTCCACGACATGCACGGCAACGAGTTTGAGTGGTGTCGGGACTGGTACCACGCGCGGCTGCCCGGCGGGATCGATCCTGATCTGCGGGACACTCAAGGAATCCCGAACCGCGATGGCACCTACTCGCGAGTGCGTCGGGGCGGAGCGTGGATGGATGGGGCGTCATTTTGCCGTTCCGCTTTTCGTTTGCGGTACGAACCGCCGCGACGCTCAGACCACATCGGCTTCCGCATTGTAGCCGTCGAGGCAGGAGGTCAATAG
- a CDS encoding beta-lactamase family protein, producing MNISWNRRRILWSVLRTIAVALTLPASADQVDRFIERQLKKQNIPGLALAVVREGKVTKAKGYGLADVELSVPVKTDSVFQWASISKQFTATAIQQLAQDGRLKLDDRISLHYTNAPATWSNVTVFHLLTHTSGIKSYTGLPDFFATVRKDYRPEEIIGLVRDLPLEFLPGEKWDYSNTGYFLLGLILENASGQTYGDFLTERIFRPAGMATARINQQFELIPNRATGYASQSNRLVRSEFVSPSQPFSAGALVGTVLDLAKWDASLYTDLILSRQAREEAWKPVRLSTGEDFPYGYGWQTGELRGHPWVGHGGGIHGFSSFILRLTGERLTIIVLINKDADPQGMAISVAGHYVSELTLRTIKPQPDSEPALSQRLQQCLVDLAARKDSELITPGFRRNFARSQRRHAALQEDLRGLKSFTFLLEEKPARDQREVEGVPIARLRSYRLRNGGEPRYYTFALTAENKVGLVRASDD from the coding sequence ATGAATATTTCTTGGAACCGACGTCGCATCCTTTGGTCTGTCCTGCGCACCATCGCTGTCGCCCTGACGCTGCCGGCGAGCGCAGACCAAGTCGATCGTTTCATCGAAAGGCAGCTCAAGAAGCAAAACATTCCCGGGCTCGCACTGGCGGTCGTGCGCGAAGGCAAGGTGACGAAAGCCAAAGGTTACGGGCTGGCGGACGTGGAGTTGAGTGTCCCTGTAAAGACGGATTCGGTCTTTCAATGGGCCTCCATCTCCAAGCAGTTCACCGCCACCGCGATTCAGCAACTGGCACAGGACGGACGCCTAAAGCTCGATGATCGGATCAGCCTTCACTATACCAACGCTCCAGCGACTTGGAGCAATGTGACGGTGTTCCACCTGCTGACTCACACGTCGGGGATCAAAAGCTATACGGGTCTTCCGGATTTTTTCGCAACGGTCCGCAAGGACTATCGGCCGGAGGAAATTATCGGATTGGTGAGAGACTTGCCGCTGGAGTTCCTGCCCGGCGAAAAGTGGGATTACTCAAACACGGGCTACTTTCTCCTGGGGCTCATCCTCGAAAATGCCAGTGGACAAACCTATGGCGATTTCCTGACCGAGCGGATTTTCCGTCCAGCTGGTATGGCAACCGCCCGAATCAACCAACAGTTTGAATTGATTCCAAATCGCGCGACGGGCTACGCCTCCCAGAGCAACCGGCTGGTTCGTTCGGAGTTCGTCAGTCCCTCCCAGCCCTTCTCAGCGGGTGCGCTGGTCGGCACGGTGCTGGACCTCGCGAAATGGGACGCCTCGCTTTACACCGACTTAATCCTGTCCCGGCAAGCGCGCGAAGAGGCATGGAAGCCGGTGCGATTAAGCACTGGCGAAGATTTCCCTTACGGCTACGGATGGCAAACTGGAGAACTGCGCGGGCATCCATGGGTTGGCCACGGCGGAGGAATCCATGGTTTTAGCAGCTTCATCCTGCGGTTAACGGGAGAACGGCTGACCATCATCGTGCTCATTAACAAGGACGCCGATCCGCAAGGGATGGCTATCAGCGTCGCGGGTCACTACGTCTCGGAATTAACCCTGCGGACGATCAAGCCTCAACCGGATAGCGAACCCGCGCTGAGCCAGCGCCTTCAGCAATGCTTGGTCGATTTGGCGGCAAGAAAGGACTCCGAGCTGATCACCCCGGGTTTTCGTCGAAATTTCGCCCGCTCTCAGCGCCGCCATGCCGCGCTTCAGGAGGATCTACGGGGGCTCAAGTCTTTTACGTTCCTCTTGGAAGAGAAACCGGCCAGGGATCAGCGCGAAGTTGAGGGTGTCCCGATCGCACGACTGCGGAGCTACAGACTTAGGAACGGAGGCGAACCGCGTTACTACACCTTCGCGCTGACAGCCGAAAACAAAGTGGGGCTGGTGCGGGCATCGGATGATTGA
- a CDS encoding serine hydrolase codes for MNRRAFLAGTGRAALGAGVASISACATRDRRMTLWDAPGHPFASRVARLIPELMNEAEVPGCSMALIKDGRPFWRQGFGVKSVATGEPVGNGAVFEAASISKTVFSYAILKLAEQGVIGLDTPLTSYAKTPFLEGDPRLQQITARRVLAHTAGFQDWRSKKEPLAIHFAPGEGFRYSGEGYFYLQSVMTRLVGHEHSDECARFEADLDVCATDIDSTLKQRLLMPFGMMSSAYLWNEDLKRHTVSPHDADGKPFAKPPPTGSASARYAAAGGLHTTATDYAAFLLEIVNPKPPDDYRLTQASLDEMVRPQVKLPADVQIDGATSWALGWAVQERATGNVIVHSGGQAGFQSLTMASVPRKAGFILFTNSDNGWKLFHHPKFVKSMNELLDGEVN; via the coding sequence ATGAACCGGAGAGCATTTCTTGCGGGGACCGGCCGTGCGGCACTGGGAGCCGGCGTTGCTTCGATCAGTGCCTGCGCCACCCGCGACCGACGCATGACCCTTTGGGACGCACCCGGCCATCCGTTTGCTTCCCGGGTCGCACGGCTGATCCCCGAACTGATGAACGAGGCGGAAGTCCCCGGGTGTTCGATGGCTTTGATCAAGGATGGCAGGCCCTTCTGGCGCCAAGGATTCGGAGTCAAGAGCGTTGCCACCGGTGAGCCGGTTGGCAACGGGGCAGTCTTTGAAGCCGCCTCGATCAGCAAGACTGTTTTCTCCTACGCGATTCTCAAGTTGGCCGAGCAGGGTGTCATTGGCCTCGATACCCCGTTGACCTCTTATGCCAAGACACCGTTTCTCGAGGGGGACCCACGGCTTCAGCAGATCACCGCCCGACGAGTGCTCGCCCATACCGCCGGCTTCCAGGATTGGCGATCGAAGAAGGAACCGCTAGCCATTCACTTCGCACCCGGTGAGGGCTTCCGGTATTCCGGAGAAGGTTACTTTTATCTGCAATCGGTGATGACCCGTCTTGTCGGTCATGAACATTCGGACGAGTGCGCCCGCTTTGAGGCAGATCTGGATGTGTGTGCGACCGACATCGACTCGACTCTCAAACAGCGGCTGCTGATGCCGTTCGGCATGATGTCCAGCGCCTACCTGTGGAACGAGGATCTCAAGCGACATACCGTCTCGCCGCATGATGCGGATGGAAAACCATTTGCCAAGCCCCCTCCGACTGGATCGGCGTCGGCGCGCTATGCGGCTGCCGGCGGGCTGCACACGACCGCCACCGACTACGCGGCATTCCTGCTGGAAATCGTGAATCCAAAACCGCCTGACGATTATCGGCTCACCCAGGCGAGCCTGGATGAAATGGTGCGACCGCAGGTGAAGTTGCCGGCGGATGTGCAGATCGACGGAGCAACCTCCTGGGCTTTGGGCTGGGCGGTCCAGGAACGAGCAACGGGGAATGTGATCGTTCACTCGGGTGGCCAGGCGGGCTTTCAGTCTTTGACGATGGCGTCCGTGCCCCGCAAGGCGGGCTTCATCCTCTTCACAAACAGCGACAATGGTTGGAAGCTTTTCCATCACCCGAAGTTCGTCAAATCGATGAACGAACTTCTAGACGGTGAGGTGAACTAA
- a CDS encoding PadR family transcriptional regulator yields MAKNLPYAPLTPAVFHILLALSSGERHGYGIMKQVDSDSQGKVKMGPGTLYGSLGRMIEAGLIRESDEKVDARLDDERRIYYAITGLGQVSLAAELERYTEVVALARRKQLV; encoded by the coding sequence GTGGCTAAAAACTTACCTTATGCGCCCTTAACTCCCGCGGTGTTTCACATCCTCCTCGCCCTCTCGTCTGGGGAGCGGCACGGCTATGGAATTATGAAGCAAGTGGATTCCGACTCTCAGGGAAAAGTGAAGATGGGACCGGGCACGCTCTACGGTTCGCTCGGCCGGATGATCGAGGCGGGTTTGATTCGCGAGAGCGACGAGAAGGTCGATGCGCGATTGGACGATGAGCGGCGTATCTACTATGCAATCACCGGCCTGGGCCAGGTGTCGCTTGCGGCGGAACTGGAGCGGTATACCGAGGTTGTGGCGCTGGCTCGGAGAAAGCAACTTGTCTAA
- a CDS encoding DUF2975 domain-containing protein, with amino-acid sequence MNRGSTIFLRLVISLIAVAALAVCIFPLPRMIAKEAAKTPDTAWQIYLFLAGAYLQAALFLFALFQAFKLLSYIDANKAFSESSVRALRHIKHSAIGIGVLMVTGVVWVLVLSAGTGDDSAGPVMMGFIGTFASSVVAAVMAVLQTQVQKAIEAKKAIL; translated from the coding sequence ATGAATCGAGGATCGACTATTTTTTTAAGGCTGGTCATTTCACTGATCGCCGTTGCCGCTCTGGCGGTGTGCATTTTTCCGCTGCCGCGAATGATCGCCAAGGAAGCAGCCAAAACACCTGACACCGCTTGGCAGATCTACCTATTCTTAGCCGGAGCGTATCTTCAGGCTGCCCTATTCCTCTTTGCCCTGTTTCAGGCGTTCAAGCTATTAAGCTACATCGATGCAAACAAGGCGTTCTCGGAGTCATCGGTAAGAGCTCTGCGCCATATCAAGCACTCCGCCATTGGCATCGGTGTTCTCATGGTGACCGGGGTTGTGTGGGTCTTGGTTCTCTCGGCGGGGACCGGAGATGACAGCGCAGGCCCGGTCATGATGGGATTCATCGGCACGTTTGCCTCCAGCGTGGTGGCCGCCGTGATGGCGGTTTTGCAGACGCAGGTGCAGAAGGCAATCGAAGCCAAGAAAGCAATTTTATGA